A window of the Entelurus aequoreus isolate RoL-2023_Sb linkage group LG28, RoL_Eaeq_v1.1, whole genome shotgun sequence genome harbors these coding sequences:
- the LOC133645063 gene encoding DNA dC->dU-editing enzyme APOBEC-3F-like, whose product MAEGASQRKTGYRHCLIVTRSSLTGDDFDFQYKNLERAEGRHETWLCWHSYDDYFDDSFGIVSNDDHHAEANFISHMKTSPGKDYNITIYISWSPCSDCSEQLVQFLQQNSNIKLFIYTSRLYNIHDKKNQAGLRSLRDAGVEIEVMYRNEFEYCWEHFVNHQGLEFPGWDDLDKNCSLTRDDFVDQYDNLRLAKGRHETWLCWHINDGHDKDGHDKDGQDKDPFGIFSNDYLHAEEHFISRMKTLPREDHKITIYISWSPCSACSEQLVQFLQQNSNIKLFIYTSRLYYIDNEENQAGLRSLRDAGVEIEVMHRKAFLFLLFVLATSPFFIILLHVMFTVLMPKFEYCWEHFVTHQGLEFPGWDDLDENSLETAELLQEILEGTNQ is encoded by the exons GCGCAAGCCAAAGAAAGACGGGataccgacattgtctgattgtcaCCCGCAG TAGCTTAACCGGGGATGACTTCGACTTCCAATATAAAAACTTGGAGCGTGCTGAAGGTCGACATGAGACGTGGTTGTGCTGGCACAGCTATGATGACTATTTTGACGACTCGTTTGGAATTGTCTCTAACGATGACCACCATGCAGAG GCAAACTTTATTTCTCACATGAAAACCTCGCCTGGTAAAGACTACAACATTACAATCTACATCTCCTGGTCCCCCTGTTCTGACTGCTCAGAGCAGCTGGTGCAGTTCCTTCAGCAAAATTCAAACATTAAGCTTTTCATCTACACGTCACGCCTCTACAACATACATGATAAGAAAAACCAAGCTGGCCTGCGATCACTGAGAGATGCTGGGGTGGAGATCGAAGTCATGTATAGGAACG AGTTTGAATACTGCTGGGAACACTTTGTGAATCATCAGGGACTGGAGTTCCCGGGCTGGGACGACCTGGACAAAAACTG TAGCTTAACCAGGGATGACTTCGTCGACCAATATGACAACTTGCGGCTTGCTAAAGGTCGACATGAGACGTGGTTGTGCTGGCACATCAACGATGGACATGATAAAGACGGACATGATAAAGATGGACAAGATAAAGACCCGTTTGGAATTTTCTCTAACGATTACCTGCATGCAGAG GAACACTTTATTTCTCGCATGAAAACCTTGCCTCGTGAAGACCACAAAATTACAATCTACATCTCCTGGTCCCCCTGTTCTGCCTGCTCAGAGCAGCTGGTGCAGTTCCTTCAGCAAAATTCAAACATTAAGCTTTTCATCTACACGTCACGCCTCTACTACATAGATAATGAGGAAAACCAAGCTGGCCTGCGATCACTGAGAGACGCTGGGGTGGAGATCGAAGTCATGCATAGGAAAG cttttctgtttctgttgttcgtcctggcgacatcaccctttTTCATCattctgcttcatgtcatgttcacagttctcatgccaa AGTTTGAATACTGCTGGGAACACTTTGTGACTCATCAGGGACTGGAGTTCCCGGGCTGGGACGACCTGGACGAAAACTC